One Microlunatus soli genomic window carries:
- a CDS encoding ATP-binding protein translates to MPSTRSLRGETVTEVVSHLEAGAHVNLIGMPGSGRSSLLRETKHELDARGWRVFELAGVTAFRQRPLVPLALAGVNMSGGSLTTANIANSTDALAERIGRPSTILIVDDADDLDDVTAGVIIAAQRRKPTPVLTTIRPGRRSAAAVELWSPSGSGVRIELRAMRYDSVCALVLGVLPGSVEPATMARIATMSGGLPGLVVALAETGRKNGRLVRRDGVWSSGPELWSAELSQAVAPILGGCDEAEIEALLTLALATAMPVADAVKVLPWEHLDALEEAGLLHVMGAGDSSMIGIYPPLVADYFRHETGTVRRHHVAENLAAISRPEADGSPVLVPPPTAPAADVTESEAVRSQYLKGRGAAEVARRRAAWTQDPRPQTAVPYVISLHNHGADPAVITEVVEKTPAREAEQADSAVLQVWRACYAAVAGNDLRSAYAILRREREARPATDGLMRATEAHLQLMLDRQPEQTLLRPAGADELPLSQEAQTVVAAEALLAAGHCAAASEQLRAARIEFSPYLLRSDLVGELDLVLRGEVDQGVAIAAENLRTAQVSLDAAAIAGHAYVMALGLLLAGRLDDLEHHLDATLAVVEPPMMQWHFQVGTLVVAALLAAARGRHGYASSLLMQARTHGVRPGPYPAMVPDVSAEPLRVTEGTDSNDLWAQGR, encoded by the coding sequence GTGCCGTCGACGAGGTCCTTGCGGGGCGAGACGGTCACCGAGGTGGTCAGCCACCTCGAGGCCGGCGCCCACGTCAATCTGATCGGAATGCCCGGATCAGGACGATCGAGCCTGCTACGGGAGACCAAGCACGAGCTGGACGCCCGCGGCTGGCGGGTCTTCGAGCTCGCCGGCGTGACGGCGTTCCGGCAACGTCCGTTGGTGCCGCTGGCGTTGGCCGGGGTCAACATGTCCGGCGGATCGCTGACCACCGCGAACATCGCCAACAGCACCGACGCGCTGGCCGAGCGGATCGGACGCCCGTCGACGATCCTGATCGTCGACGACGCCGACGACCTGGACGATGTGACCGCGGGCGTGATCATCGCAGCGCAGCGCCGGAAGCCGACACCGGTCCTGACCACCATCCGTCCAGGCCGTCGTTCGGCCGCAGCGGTGGAGCTGTGGTCGCCTTCGGGGTCGGGGGTCCGGATCGAGCTGCGGGCGATGCGCTACGACTCGGTCTGCGCGCTGGTGCTCGGCGTGTTGCCGGGATCGGTCGAGCCCGCCACGATGGCCCGGATCGCGACCATGTCCGGCGGTCTTCCCGGCCTGGTCGTCGCGCTGGCCGAAACGGGCCGGAAGAACGGACGCCTGGTCCGACGGGACGGGGTCTGGTCGTCGGGCCCTGAGCTGTGGTCTGCGGAGCTGTCGCAGGCCGTCGCACCGATCCTCGGCGGCTGCGACGAAGCAGAGATCGAGGCCCTCCTGACGCTGGCGTTGGCGACCGCGATGCCGGTCGCCGACGCGGTCAAGGTCCTTCCGTGGGAACACCTCGACGCACTCGAGGAAGCCGGGCTGCTCCATGTGATGGGTGCTGGCGACAGCTCGATGATCGGGATCTACCCGCCGTTGGTCGCCGACTACTTCCGGCACGAGACCGGAACTGTTCGTCGGCACCATGTCGCAGAGAACCTGGCTGCCATCTCCCGTCCGGAGGCCGATGGTTCGCCGGTACTGGTGCCGCCGCCGACCGCCCCGGCAGCCGACGTCACCGAGAGTGAGGCGGTCCGCAGTCAGTATCTGAAGGGACGCGGCGCAGCCGAGGTGGCGCGGCGCCGAGCCGCCTGGACACAGGATCCGCGACCGCAGACCGCCGTGCCGTACGTCATCTCGCTGCACAACCACGGGGCCGATCCCGCCGTGATCACCGAGGTGGTCGAGAAGACGCCGGCGCGTGAGGCGGAGCAAGCGGACTCGGCCGTGCTGCAGGTCTGGCGAGCGTGCTACGCCGCCGTCGCCGGGAATGATCTTCGATCCGCCTACGCGATCCTGCGTCGGGAGCGCGAAGCGCGGCCGGCCACCGACGGTCTGATGCGGGCCACCGAAGCACACCTGCAGCTGATGCTCGACCGGCAGCCCGAGCAAACACTGCTACGGCCCGCCGGCGCGGACGAGCTGCCGCTGTCGCAGGAGGCACAAACGGTGGTGGCGGCCGAAGCGCTGCTCGCCGCGGGTCACTGCGCCGCCGCCTCCGAGCAGCTCCGGGCGGCCCGGATCGAGTTCTCCCCGTACCTGCTCCGGTCCGACCTCGTCGGCGAACTGGACCTGGTGCTGCGCGGCGAAGTTGATCAAGGAGTGGCGATCGCCGCGGAGAATCTGCGAACTGCACAGGTGTCGCTTGATGCTGCGGCGATCGCCGGGCACGCCTACGTGATGGCGCTCGGGTTGTTGCTCGCGGGCCGTCTGGACGATCTCGAGCATCACCTCGACGCCACCCTCGCCGTCGTCGAGCCACCGATGATGCAATGGCATTTCCAGGTCGGAACGCTGGTCGTCGCCGCCCTGCTCGCCGCGGCCCGCGGACGGCACGGCTACGCCTCATCGTTGCTGATGCAGGCCAGAACGCACGGCGTCCGGCCGGGCCCGTACCCGGCCATGGTGCCCGACGTGAGCGCCGAGCCGTTGCGGGTCACCGAGGGCACCGACAGCAACGACCTGTGGGCCCAAGGTCGGTGA
- a CDS encoding response regulator transcription factor has translation MWAAERRPDPGAARRVRQAAEASDSRALQLVADYAVAISERDIATLTSTGDDLLDVGFAIVGLRAHVAALRLRRARGDVLAAARATDVLWQKSKALGVDLPVVSAALAHDIDLTPRELEIARLASSGRTNQSIAGHLSLSVRTVENHLLSSYRKIGVENRDALGRVMTTWLSSAELGSLELL, from the coding sequence ATGTGGGCCGCCGAACGTCGACCGGATCCGGGCGCCGCGCGTCGGGTCCGACAGGCCGCGGAGGCCAGCGACAGCAGGGCCCTGCAGCTGGTCGCGGACTATGCGGTTGCCATCTCCGAGCGGGACATCGCGACGCTCACCAGCACCGGCGACGACCTGCTCGACGTGGGTTTCGCCATTGTCGGCCTGCGGGCCCACGTCGCCGCTCTACGCCTTCGGCGTGCTCGGGGCGACGTGCTCGCCGCGGCCCGGGCCACCGACGTGCTGTGGCAGAAGTCGAAGGCCCTCGGTGTTGATCTTCCGGTCGTGTCCGCGGCGCTGGCGCACGACATCGACCTCACCCCGCGCGAACTCGAGATCGCGCGGTTGGCGTCGTCCGGACGGACCAACCAGTCGATCGCGGGTCACCTTTCGCTCAGCGTACGCACCGTGGAGAATCATCTGCTCAGCAGCTACCGCAAGATCGGCGTCGAAAACCGTGACGCTCTCGGTCGGGTGATGACGACCTGGCTCTCCTCGGCCGAGCTGGGCTCGTTGGAGTTGTTGTGA
- a CDS encoding amidohydrolase family protein, whose protein sequence is MIDVHTHCHLAEHWGEEWRKNWQPVYGHEYVDQNPADFDRDMKAAGVDLAFTFGMRATRAGVITPNEHVQWFCEQTETPTIGFMALDPTDDDVLDQLADGVARGLGGIKLYPVLAHFDGRDPQYEPFFRAAQQAGLMVLWHIGATPSPEGRLDLSQPLIVDDVARRFPELTQIIAHLGHPWQRETLVTLRKNRQVFADVSASWERPLDGYLALVRAQEWGAVDKLLFGSDYALWTPTRAVDGLRELAAMRPQGLPWIKSETVEWLLDGDPRAALGIG, encoded by the coding sequence ATGATCGACGTCCACACCCACTGTCACCTCGCCGAACACTGGGGCGAGGAATGGCGGAAGAACTGGCAGCCCGTCTACGGCCACGAATACGTTGATCAGAATCCGGCCGACTTCGACCGGGACATGAAGGCGGCCGGAGTTGATCTTGCCTTCACCTTCGGGATGCGAGCCACCCGAGCCGGTGTGATCACGCCGAACGAGCACGTGCAGTGGTTCTGCGAACAGACCGAGACACCGACGATCGGCTTCATGGCGTTGGATCCGACCGACGACGATGTTCTTGATCAACTCGCTGACGGTGTCGCCCGCGGGCTCGGTGGGATCAAGCTCTACCCCGTCCTGGCCCACTTCGACGGCCGTGACCCGCAGTACGAACCGTTCTTCCGCGCAGCCCAACAAGCCGGTCTGATGGTGCTCTGGCACATCGGGGCGACGCCCAGCCCGGAAGGCAGGCTGGACCTGAGCCAGCCGTTGATCGTCGACGACGTGGCCCGCCGGTTCCCCGAGCTGACCCAGATCATCGCGCACCTCGGGCATCCCTGGCAGCGCGAGACGCTGGTCACGTTGCGGAAGAACCGGCAGGTCTTCGCCGACGTCTCGGCCAGCTGGGAACGGCCGCTGGACGGCTATCTGGCCCTGGTCCGAGCCCAGGAGTGGGGTGCGGTGGACAAGCTGCTGTTCGGTTCGGACTATGCCCTGTGGACCCCGACCCGGGCCGTCGACGGGCTGCGCGAGCTGGCCGCGATGCGGCCGCAGGGGCTGCCCTGGATCAAGTCCGAGACCGTGGAATGGTTGCTGGACGGCGATCCGCGGGCCGCACTCGGGATCGGCTGA
- a CDS encoding N-acyl-D-amino-acid deacylase family protein — translation MAGRATLLRGGLVIDGTGADPQRRDLVLADGAVADGVIVDRVADATIIDVTGRLVLPGFVDIHTHSDLTLLSAPDAPSRVRQGITTEVIGNCGLGTFPVGRAVASAIGPDRAGIRAAVSYLDLDPAIAWDWEDLGGYREELIRRRPAVNVAALVGHLPLHAGVCGFDNLPPTDHQLRRMQELLAGELAAGAVGLSTGLVYPPLTTVGEQELTMLAEVVRDHDALFAWHVRDYADDLVSSVQLALRVARRTGCRTQISHLNAVGRRNWPAIGPVLAEIDAARVDGVEVGIDLYPYLYGNAPLAQLLPDWAQQGPVERWRPLLAERDVRRRIADHWRDPAVGWDEITISRIAAADDCTLIGHSVAASAADLRTDPVTLALDLLTDHGTGVLMVAGGRSTEVMNRVLGHPGCVIASDGLSLDPHGPTGTGSPHPRSYGCFARYLADVISTDPPPSDLSDAVARCTSRPAARVGLNRGRLLTGAAADVVVIDPARLADRASFSEPQQFPAGIEHVLVGGVPVVRDGQPTGARPGVMLSATTYP, via the coding sequence ATGGCTGGACGGGCGACGCTGCTGCGCGGTGGACTCGTCATCGACGGCACCGGAGCCGACCCGCAACGGCGCGACCTCGTGCTGGCCGACGGAGCGGTAGCCGACGGTGTGATCGTCGACAGGGTCGCGGATGCGACGATCATCGACGTGACCGGCAGGCTGGTGCTGCCCGGATTCGTCGATATCCACACCCATTCGGATCTGACCCTGCTGTCGGCGCCCGATGCCCCGAGCCGGGTCCGCCAGGGGATCACCACCGAGGTCATCGGCAACTGCGGCCTCGGCACCTTCCCGGTGGGCCGGGCGGTCGCTTCGGCAATCGGCCCGGATCGGGCCGGCATCCGCGCCGCGGTCAGCTATCTTGATCTTGATCCGGCCATCGCCTGGGACTGGGAGGATCTCGGCGGCTATCGTGAGGAACTGATCCGTCGGCGCCCCGCGGTCAACGTGGCCGCACTGGTGGGACATCTTCCGCTGCACGCCGGCGTCTGCGGCTTCGACAACCTGCCGCCGACCGATCACCAGCTCCGCCGGATGCAGGAGCTGCTCGCCGGCGAACTGGCCGCCGGCGCGGTCGGTCTCTCCACCGGTCTGGTGTACCCGCCGTTGACGACGGTCGGTGAGCAGGAGCTGACGATGCTGGCCGAGGTCGTTCGGGACCACGACGCCCTGTTCGCCTGGCACGTCCGTGACTACGCCGACGATCTCGTGTCCTCCGTGCAGTTGGCGTTGCGGGTCGCGCGACGGACCGGATGCCGCACCCAGATCTCCCATCTGAACGCCGTCGGCCGACGCAACTGGCCGGCCATCGGGCCGGTGCTGGCCGAGATCGACGCCGCCCGGGTCGACGGTGTCGAGGTCGGCATCGACCTCTATCCCTACCTGTACGGGAATGCGCCGCTGGCACAGCTGCTGCCGGACTGGGCGCAGCAGGGACCGGTCGAGCGGTGGCGACCGCTGCTCGCCGAGCGTGACGTCCGCCGTCGGATCGCCGACCACTGGCGCGACCCGGCCGTCGGCTGGGACGAGATCACCATCAGCCGGATCGCCGCCGCGGACGACTGCACACTGATCGGGCACAGCGTCGCCGCGTCGGCCGCAGACCTGCGGACCGACCCGGTGACCCTGGCACTGGACCTGCTGACCGACCACGGCACCGGTGTACTGATGGTGGCCGGTGGCCGCAGCACCGAGGTGATGAACCGGGTACTCGGCCACCCGGGATGTGTGATCGCCTCCGACGGGCTCAGCCTCGACCCGCACGGGCCGACCGGCACCGGCAGCCCGCACCCGCGGTCGTACGGCTGCTTCGCACGCTATCTGGCCGACGTGATCAGCACCGATCCGCCGCCGTCCGACCTGAGCGATGCCGTGGCGCGCTGCACGTCACGACCGGCGGCCCGGGTCGGCCTCAACCGGGGGCGCCTGCTGACCGGTGCCGCGGCCGACGTGGTGGTGATCGACCCGGCCCGGCTTGCCGACCGGGCCAGCTTCTCCGAACCGCAGCAGTTCCCAGCCGGCATCGAGCACGTGTTGGTCGGTGGCGTACCCGTGGTCCGGGACGGGCAGCCCACCGGAGCGCGGCCCGGAGTGATGTTGTCGGCGACCACCTATCCATGA
- a CDS encoding IclR family transcriptional regulator → MSSIAGTRSQRGTTEQDRPASANYHANALARGLALLEQLADTTEPLTLSTLSDHTGLPKSTLIRLLSVLTELEYVVRLDDQPSFRLGHKVQQLARGYERNLDVRALASSEMKQLARSTGHTANLGVLDGPQVVHVCVEESGRPLRFTSTVGSRDELYCTGLGKVLLSGLADEELPGRLPAEPFAAFTDKTITGLAELTADLRRLRRRGYGIDDNERSVGLRCLAVPLVLDGRTVAALSVSGPAAEFSTAAQRDYREQLDATAERLLASPDFVTAISELTSTIDRRP, encoded by the coding sequence GTGAGCAGCATCGCAGGCACGAGGTCGCAGCGCGGCACAACCGAACAGGACCGACCGGCGTCGGCCAACTATCACGCCAACGCGTTGGCGCGCGGACTGGCGCTGCTGGAGCAGTTGGCCGATACGACCGAGCCGCTCACCCTGAGCACGTTGAGTGATCACACCGGGCTGCCGAAGAGCACACTGATCCGGCTGCTGTCGGTGCTCACCGAGTTGGAGTACGTCGTCCGGCTCGATGATCAGCCGAGCTTCCGGCTCGGACACAAGGTCCAGCAGTTGGCCCGCGGCTACGAACGCAATCTCGATGTCCGGGCGCTGGCCTCGTCCGAGATGAAGCAACTGGCCCGATCGACCGGCCACACCGCCAATCTGGGGGTGCTCGACGGCCCCCAGGTCGTGCACGTCTGCGTCGAGGAGTCGGGACGGCCGCTCCGCTTCACCTCCACCGTCGGCTCCCGTGACGAGCTCTATTGCACCGGGCTGGGTAAGGTGCTGCTGTCCGGCCTCGCCGACGAAGAACTGCCTGGCAGGCTGCCGGCCGAGCCGTTCGCCGCGTTCACCGACAAGACGATCACCGGTCTCGCCGAGCTGACCGCCGATCTGCGCAGGCTGCGCCGACGGGGCTACGGCATCGACGACAACGAGCGCAGCGTCGGGCTGCGCTGTCTGGCGGTCCCATTGGTGCTGGACGGGAGAACGGTGGCGGCGTTGAGCGTCTCCGGTCCGGCAGCCGAATTCAGTACGGCCGCCCAGCGGGACTACCGCGAACAGCTGGACGCCACCGCCGAACGGCTGCTCGCCTCGCCCGACTTCGTGACCGCCATCAGCGAGCTGACCTCGACCATCGACCGCCGTCCCTGA
- a CDS encoding ABC transporter ATP-binding protein, with the protein MTETVTDQGTDAAAGEPVLQVQGLQKHFPVRQGILRRAHSHVKAVDGVDFELFAGETLGLVGESGCGKSTTGRLLMRLEDPTGGTIRYRGLDVAAAGKQQRSELSRRIQIVFQDPYASLSPRMTVQEIVAEPLQIQGRYRDGGRQKVAAVLESVGLTAQHANRYAHEFSGGQRQRIGIARALVLDPSVLVLDEPVSALDVSIRAQVINQLELLQEQLGLAYLFISHDLSVVRHTCDRVAVMYLGKIVESGSRTDIFSRPSHPYTQALLSAIPSPDISDLGGRDRIVLRGDVPSPSNPPSGCRFRTRCWKAAEICASIEPPLQPAPDRAPGSQQVVACHFPDPIDVVGGEPVGAYRDGDPDERSAGRDGTN; encoded by the coding sequence ATGACTGAGACGGTGACCGACCAGGGGACCGATGCCGCCGCAGGCGAACCGGTCCTGCAGGTGCAGGGGTTGCAGAAGCATTTCCCCGTCCGGCAAGGGATCCTGCGGCGGGCGCACTCGCACGTGAAGGCGGTGGACGGCGTCGACTTCGAGCTGTTCGCCGGTGAGACGCTGGGCCTGGTGGGGGAGTCCGGGTGCGGCAAGTCGACGACCGGACGGCTGCTGATGCGGTTGGAGGATCCGACCGGCGGCACGATCCGCTATCGCGGGCTCGATGTCGCTGCCGCGGGCAAGCAGCAGCGCAGCGAGCTCAGCCGAAGGATCCAGATCGTCTTCCAGGATCCGTACGCCTCGCTCAGCCCGCGGATGACCGTGCAGGAGATCGTCGCCGAGCCGTTGCAGATCCAGGGGCGCTATCGCGACGGTGGCCGGCAGAAGGTCGCCGCTGTGCTGGAATCGGTCGGCCTGACCGCCCAGCATGCGAACCGCTACGCCCACGAATTCTCCGGCGGCCAACGGCAGCGGATCGGGATCGCTCGAGCACTGGTGCTCGATCCTTCCGTGCTCGTCTTGGACGAACCGGTGTCGGCGCTCGACGTGTCGATCCGTGCCCAGGTGATCAACCAGCTGGAACTGCTGCAGGAACAGCTCGGATTGGCCTACCTGTTCATCTCCCATGATCTTTCGGTGGTCCGGCACACCTGCGATCGGGTCGCGGTGATGTATCTGGGCAAGATCGTGGAGTCGGGCAGCCGGACCGATATCTTCAGCCGCCCGAGCCACCCTTACACCCAGGCCCTGCTGTCGGCCATCCCGTCGCCGGACATCAGTGATCTAGGCGGCCGGGACCGGATCGTGTTACGTGGCGACGTGCCCAGCCCGAGCAACCCGCCCAGTGGCTGCCGCTTCCGTACCCGATGTTGGAAGGCTGCCGAGATCTGCGCCAGCATCGAACCGCCGCTGCAGCCTGCACCCGATCGCGCACCGGGATCCCAGCAGGTCGTCGCCTGTCATTTCCCGGATCCGATCGACGTCGTCGGCGGTGAGCCGGTCGGCGCCTACCGGGACGGTGATCCGGACGAGCGCAGCGCCGGTCGGGACGGCACAAACTAG
- a CDS encoding ABC transporter ATP-binding protein has product MTATADSAGPVLLQVEDLQVEFATDEGIVRAVDGVSFEVREGEILGVVGESGSGKSVTMMSLMGLIGAQSGTVTGSVRFQDRVLHPESGREMRKIRGNQIGMVFQDPMTALNPVLKVGTQIAEAVRIHHRVSKQAAWQRAVDLLTRVGVPQPDQRADQYPHQFSGGMRQRAMIAMAIANDPLLLIADEPTTALDVTIQAQVLDLLRKAQQETGAATIFITHDLGVIAELAERVIVMYAGRIVERGSVASIFARPRHPYTIGLLSSLPSLKHDVDTLTPIPGSPPNLLQPAAGCPFEPRCVVGRGRPECAEVRPQLVEIAPGHESACHFAEDLEIIDGVPVAAGAAVSDAGTGGSDD; this is encoded by the coding sequence ATGACGGCCACGGCCGACTCCGCAGGTCCGGTGCTCCTGCAGGTCGAGGACCTGCAGGTCGAATTCGCCACCGACGAAGGGATCGTCCGGGCCGTCGACGGCGTCAGCTTCGAGGTACGCGAGGGGGAGATCCTCGGCGTCGTCGGCGAGTCCGGCTCGGGCAAGAGCGTCACCATGATGTCGCTGATGGGCCTGATCGGTGCTCAATCGGGGACGGTCACCGGCAGCGTTCGATTCCAGGACCGCGTGCTGCACCCGGAGTCCGGGCGGGAGATGCGCAAGATCAGAGGCAACCAGATCGGGATGGTCTTCCAGGATCCGATGACGGCATTGAACCCGGTCCTGAAGGTCGGCACCCAGATCGCCGAAGCGGTCCGGATCCATCACCGGGTGAGCAAGCAGGCAGCCTGGCAGCGGGCCGTCGACCTGCTGACCCGGGTGGGCGTTCCACAGCCCGATCAGCGAGCCGATCAGTACCCGCACCAGTTCTCCGGGGGAATGCGGCAGCGGGCCATGATCGCGATGGCGATCGCCAACGATCCGTTGTTGCTGATCGCCGACGAGCCGACCACGGCCCTGGACGTCACGATCCAGGCCCAGGTGCTCGACCTGTTGCGCAAGGCCCAGCAGGAGACCGGCGCCGCGACGATCTTCATCACCCATGATCTTGGTGTGATCGCCGAACTCGCCGAACGGGTGATCGTGATGTACGCCGGTCGGATCGTCGAACGCGGCTCGGTGGCCAGCATCTTCGCGCGGCCCCGACATCCGTACACGATCGGGCTACTGAGCAGCCTGCCGTCGCTGAAGCACGATGTCGACACCCTGACGCCGATCCCGGGCAGCCCGCCCAATCTGCTGCAGCCTGCCGCCGGCTGCCCGTTCGAACCGCGGTGCGTCGTCGGCCGCGGCCGGCCGGAGTGCGCCGAGGTGCGACCCCAGCTGGTGGAGATCGCACCGGGGCACGAGTCGGCCTGTCACTTCGCCGAGGACCTGGAGATCATCGACGGCGTCCCGGTTGCGGCGGGAGCCGCGGTCTCTGATGCGGGAACGGGAGGATCCGATGACTGA
- a CDS encoding ABC transporter permease, giving the protein MSLKSSIVRTATQATPQALADRAEGLASTRRSPAQLAFRRFTRNRMAVAGTALLVLLLAISFLLPLFVDLQPYQVNLTSSRVPPGPGHLLGTDLSGRDVFARMVYGGRVSMGIGLAAGLIAVVLGALIGAVSGAFGGWVDMIIMRVADAFLSFPQTVVVIVIAGIFGPSLPLLILVLGLFQWPGAARIVRSVVLTMTQREFVQASRGAGAGQAWLIRKHLLPAALSQIVVVFTLSVAICILQEAGLSFLGLGVQAPLPSWGNMLHDAQSITVISSMPWLWVPPGVAVAVTVFCVNFLGDGLRDAADPKARG; this is encoded by the coding sequence ATGAGTCTGAAGTCCTCGATCGTCCGGACGGCGACGCAGGCCACTCCACAGGCCCTCGCAGATCGGGCCGAAGGTTTGGCGAGCACCCGGCGATCACCGGCCCAGTTGGCGTTCCGTCGATTCACCCGGAACCGGATGGCTGTCGCCGGGACGGCGTTGCTGGTCCTGCTGCTGGCGATCTCGTTCCTGCTGCCACTCTTCGTCGATCTCCAGCCCTACCAGGTCAATCTCACCAGCAGCCGGGTGCCACCGGGGCCGGGCCACCTGCTGGGCACCGACCTCAGTGGCCGGGACGTGTTCGCCAGGATGGTCTACGGCGGCCGGGTCTCGATGGGGATCGGGCTGGCCGCGGGGCTGATCGCGGTCGTCCTGGGTGCCCTGATCGGAGCCGTCTCCGGCGCCTTCGGCGGCTGGGTCGACATGATCATCATGCGGGTCGCCGACGCGTTCCTGTCCTTCCCGCAGACCGTGGTGGTGATCGTGATCGCCGGCATCTTCGGACCGAGCCTGCCGCTGTTGATCTTGGTGCTGGGGCTGTTCCAGTGGCCGGGCGCCGCGCGGATCGTCCGCAGCGTCGTGCTGACGATGACCCAACGCGAGTTCGTCCAGGCCTCGCGCGGGGCGGGCGCCGGGCAGGCCTGGCTGATCCGCAAACATCTGCTGCCGGCGGCCCTCAGTCAGATCGTCGTCGTGTTCACCCTCAGCGTGGCGATCTGCATCCTGCAGGAGGCCGGATTGTCCTTCCTGGGACTCGGTGTGCAGGCGCCGTTGCCGAGCTGGGGCAACATGCTGCACGACGCGCAGAGCATCACCGTGATCAGCAGCATGCCCTGGCTGTGGGTTCCACCGGGGGTCGCCGTCGCCGTCACCGTTTTCTGCGTGAACTTCCTCGGCGACGGGCTGCGAGACGCTGCCGATCCGAAGGCCAGGGGGTGA
- a CDS encoding ABC transporter permease, which produces MGAFLVRRMISTVVVFFFITVAIFGLVHAAPGDPVAQLIPPSMYNSGSQAFIEQKRHELGLDRPLPVQYVHWLGNALHGDLGYSIGASRPVGEMITERIVPTVELMGLAILLGLVIALPLGTVAALRRNRATDYIATFVSLIAVSTPSFFLGILAIYVFALKLRVLPSAGMSTPGNGGLGDLLLHLVIPVFILGLSMAGQFTRYIRSSMLSELGSEYVRTGLAKGMPMISVLFKHVLRNALIPIITVVALSIPGLLGGAVVVEQVFAWPGMGQLAITAVTSQDYSVIIAFALMVSILVLLSNLVADLLYAAVDPRVVLK; this is translated from the coding sequence TTGGGCGCGTTTCTCGTCAGACGGATGATCTCGACCGTGGTGGTGTTCTTCTTCATCACGGTCGCGATCTTCGGTCTGGTCCATGCCGCACCGGGCGACCCGGTCGCTCAGTTGATCCCGCCATCGATGTACAACTCCGGCAGCCAGGCGTTCATCGAGCAGAAGCGGCATGAGCTCGGGCTGGATCGTCCGCTGCCCGTGCAGTATGTGCACTGGCTGGGTAACGCTCTGCACGGCGACCTGGGCTACTCGATCGGTGCGAGTCGACCGGTCGGAGAGATGATCACCGAGCGGATCGTGCCGACCGTCGAGCTGATGGGACTGGCCATTCTCCTCGGGCTGGTGATCGCGCTGCCGCTCGGCACCGTGGCAGCGCTGCGCAGGAACCGCGCCACCGACTACATCGCCACCTTCGTCAGCCTGATTGCGGTCTCCACGCCGTCCTTCTTCCTCGGCATCCTGGCGATCTACGTCTTCGCCCTGAAGCTGCGGGTGCTGCCATCGGCGGGAATGTCGACTCCGGGTAACGGCGGCCTGGGCGACCTGCTGCTGCATCTGGTGATACCGGTGTTCATCCTCGGGCTGAGCATGGCGGGACAGTTCACCCGCTACATCAGATCCAGCATGCTCAGCGAGTTGGGTTCGGAGTACGTCCGGACCGGACTGGCCAAGGGGATGCCGATGATCAGCGTGCTGTTCAAGCACGTCCTGCGCAACGCGTTGATCCCGATCATCACCGTGGTCGCGCTGTCGATACCGGGACTGCTCGGCGGCGCCGTCGTGGTCGAGCAGGTGTTCGCCTGGCCCGGGATGGGGCAGCTCGCGATCACGGCCGTGACCTCCCAGGACTACTCGGTGATCATCGCCTTCGCCCTGATGGTGTCGATCCTGGTGCTGCTGTCCAACCTGGTCGCCGACCTGCTGTACGCCGCGGTCGACCCGAGGGTGGTGCTGAAATGA